Proteins encoded together in one Olsenella timonensis window:
- a CDS encoding glycosyltransferase family 2 protein, with the protein MKKVSVGICCYNEAANIEPMYRAVKHELEKFPEYDYEIIFEDNASTDGSRQILRRISGGDSHVRAILNMANFGVERSGFNCMRKARGDAFLSIPCDFEEPPEMIPSFIDAWARGNSVVLGQKTSSDEGRIRYALRGLYYRIIDAFSDYKQIPQVTGFGIYDRKIVNLLLEILQYDPYISARHILPEYGIEVLLIPYKHGHRLHGHSSYTLGSYLTFAISSLCTTSTKPLRIITLTGLFGTICGTIACIVSAFFLPPVYVLLILLLAVVFLLMLGVGVVGEYLSVVLRKVTKKPAVVELEEDDE; encoded by the coding sequence GTGAAGAAGGTCTCCGTTGGAATTTGTTGTTACAACGAGGCAGCCAATATTGAACCTATGTATCGGGCAGTGAAACACGAGCTTGAGAAGTTTCCCGAGTACGATTATGAAATTATATTTGAAGACAACGCCTCAACTGACGGCTCCCGACAGATTCTTCGCCGTATTTCAGGCGGGGATTCCCACGTGCGGGCTATTCTCAACATGGCAAATTTCGGTGTTGAACGCTCGGGCTTTAACTGCATGCGCAAGGCTAGGGGGGATGCGTTTCTAAGCATACCCTGTGATTTCGAAGAGCCGCCTGAGATGATACCGAGCTTTATCGATGCGTGGGCAAGGGGAAACAGTGTTGTGCTCGGGCAGAAGACATCCTCGGACGAGGGGCGTATTCGTTATGCCCTGCGCGGTCTTTATTATCGAATCATCGACGCGTTTTCTGACTATAAGCAGATTCCTCAGGTTACTGGATTCGGGATTTATGACAGAAAGATAGTTAATCTATTACTAGAGATACTGCAGTATGATCCATACATCAGCGCACGACACATTCTTCCTGAATACGGCATTGAGGTACTTCTCATACCCTACAAGCATGGACACCGCTTGCACGGGCATTCAAGCTATACCCTTGGTTCATATCTGACGTTCGCCATTAGCTCGTTGTGTACGACGTCAACCAAGCCGCTGCGCATAATAACGCTGACCGGTTTGTTTGGAACTATATGCGGAACTATCGCTTGTATAGTGAGCGCGTTTTTCCTCCCACCAGTATATGTGCTCCTTATTCTATTACTTGCGGTAGTTTTTCTGTTGATGCTAGGTGTTGGCGTGGTAGGTGAATATCTTTCCGTTGTTTTGAGGAAGGTGACGAAGAAGCCCGCCGTGGTAGAGCTTGAGGAGGACGACGAATGA
- a CDS encoding N-acetylneuraminate synthase family protein gives MFSYEMLKTSDRPYVIAEIGSNHNGDINLAKKLIHIAKDCGADCVKFQSWSKDTIFSRKVYDDNYFLRDDYRDRTDYTLESIVDKYSVGVAEHRELKAYCDEVGIDFASTGFSKPEIDLLADDLDVPFLKIASMDVTNHPLLAYAASKGKPILISTGLSDAADICSAIDCLERNGCHEICILHCVSIYPPQDDQVNLNNIDTLRSLFPRYSIGYSDHTLGITAPIMSLAKNVAVIEKHFTIDHDLPGWDHKVSAEPEELRAICEAARNGRKMLGTTELVISEDEERRHAFQRSIVAAHPIQRGDFISEDDIDYKRPGTGISPRDYRLVVGRKAVRDIAYDEIITTSMLA, from the coding sequence ATGTTCAGTTATGAGATGCTAAAAACGTCGGACAGGCCGTACGTGATTGCTGAGATTGGGTCGAACCATAATGGTGACATCAATCTCGCAAAGAAATTAATTCATATTGCAAAGGACTGCGGAGCGGATTGCGTGAAGTTCCAATCCTGGTCAAAGGACACAATCTTTTCCCGGAAGGTGTACGACGACAACTACTTCCTCCGCGACGATTACCGTGACAGGACGGACTATACCCTTGAAAGTATTGTCGATAAGTACAGCGTGGGAGTTGCCGAGCATCGTGAACTGAAGGCGTACTGCGATGAGGTTGGAATTGACTTTGCCTCAACCGGGTTCTCTAAGCCCGAGATTGATTTGCTTGCGGATGATCTTGACGTTCCATTCCTAAAGATTGCTTCAATGGATGTCACCAACCATCCTCTGCTTGCGTATGCCGCCTCCAAGGGTAAGCCAATTCTGATTAGCACCGGGCTGAGTGACGCCGCCGATATATGCTCGGCAATCGACTGTTTAGAAAGAAATGGTTGCCATGAGATTTGCATACTGCACTGCGTGTCGATTTATCCGCCTCAGGACGACCAGGTTAACCTGAACAACATTGATACCCTCAGAAGCCTGTTTCCGAGGTATTCGATTGGATATTCTGATCACACGCTTGGAATAACTGCCCCCATCATGTCTCTTGCTAAAAACGTGGCGGTAATTGAGAAGCACTTTACAATAGACCACGATCTTCCTGGATGGGATCATAAGGTATCGGCTGAGCCAGAGGAGCTGCGTGCCATCTGCGAGGCGGCTCGAAACGGGCGAAAAATGCTCGGAACTACTGAGCTTGTCATAAGCGAGGACGAAGAGCGCCGGCACGCTTTCCAGAGAAGCATAGTTGCAGCACATCCTATACAGCGAGGTGACTTCATTTCAGAGGACGACATCGATTACAAGAGGCCTGGAACGGGAATTTCTCCGAGGGACTACCGGCTTGTTGTGGGCCGTAAGGCCGTCCGCGATATCGCCTATGACGAAATTATCACTACGTCAATGCTAGCGTGA
- a CDS encoding acetyltransferase — MSNALLLLGAGGHCESIVDTLLRIDDERELGIVAPGGDGVLGVPVVGTDDDLCSLREKGYGEAFVAVGSVGDSSLRVRLFSRLIDLGFEVPSIVDPSALVSPSSALGRGVFVGKGCVIGPCSTVGDNAIVNTRAVVEHDCWVGRNTHVAPGAVLCGDVTVGEGCHIGAGATVIQGVSIGNDTLVGAGGVVVRSVGADEIVFGCPARSRGGR, encoded by the coding sequence ATGAGTAATGCATTACTTCTGCTCGGAGCGGGCGGTCATTGCGAGTCGATTGTGGACACGCTTCTCCGAATTGACGACGAGAGAGAGCTCGGGATTGTGGCTCCCGGAGGAGATGGAGTGCTCGGCGTTCCGGTTGTAGGGACGGATGACGACCTTTGCTCCCTCAGGGAAAAGGGGTATGGCGAGGCCTTTGTTGCGGTGGGAAGCGTCGGTGATAGCTCATTGAGGGTGAGGTTGTTCTCGCGTCTCATTGATCTCGGTTTTGAGGTGCCCAGCATTGTTGACCCTTCAGCCCTGGTTTCACCAAGCTCCGCTTTGGGCAGAGGGGTGTTCGTTGGGAAGGGATGTGTCATCGGTCCCTGTTCTACTGTGGGGGACAACGCGATTGTCAACACGCGTGCAGTTGTGGAGCACGACTGTTGGGTTGGAAGAAACACCCACGTAGCTCCGGGTGCTGTTCTTTGTGGAGACGTCACCGTTGGAGAGGGGTGCCATATCGGCGCGGGGGCGACTGTAATACAGGGGGTATCTATAGGCAATGACACGCTTGTTGGCGCCGGGGGAGTCGTGGTCAGGTCGGTTGGCGCCGACGAGATTGTGTTTGGTTGTCCAGCAAGGTCGCGAGGAGGCCGATAG
- a CDS encoding sugar phosphate nucleotidyltransferase → MREAIACLESSPDKYVCVVGEGQKLLGLFTQGDMRRHLLAGGSLSDSIGLAMNPKPQVFLSRDEAVAVSASSTLSVYPIVDGSGVLIDCFCKGDPAYAAMRGLPLRDTPLVIMAGGKGTRLYPYTKILPKALVPIGEKTIVERVIDEFAAWGCREVYLIVKHKARMIKAYFDDLETNYDIHFVEEKEFLGTGGGLALLKGVVQRPFFLSNCDILVKADYDCVMKTHQAKGDLITFVAAMRDVEVPYGVIATNPDGSVSGLREKPRYSFLTNTGVYCIDPQVIEELPGDTFAHITDIAQSFIDSGKRVGVFPVSEESWLDMGQMKEMSHMLKALGIDE, encoded by the coding sequence GTGAGGGAGGCCATCGCTTGTCTCGAGTCCTCCCCAGATAAATACGTATGCGTTGTTGGGGAGGGGCAGAAGCTCCTTGGGCTGTTTACTCAAGGGGACATGCGTCGCCATCTACTTGCGGGAGGCAGTCTCTCTGATTCGATAGGCTTGGCAATGAACCCCAAGCCACAGGTATTCCTTTCTCGGGACGAGGCGGTGGCGGTCAGTGCCTCGTCGACGCTGTCGGTGTACCCGATTGTCGACGGATCTGGCGTGCTAATCGATTGCTTTTGCAAAGGTGATCCAGCGTATGCGGCAATGAGGGGGCTTCCGCTACGTGACACTCCGCTTGTCATAATGGCTGGGGGCAAGGGTACGCGTCTCTATCCATACACGAAGATTCTTCCCAAGGCGTTGGTGCCAATTGGGGAAAAAACCATCGTTGAACGTGTCATAGACGAGTTTGCTGCGTGGGGCTGTCGTGAGGTTTACCTCATCGTCAAGCACAAGGCGCGCATGATCAAGGCGTATTTTGATGACCTTGAGACCAATTACGACATCCATTTCGTTGAGGAAAAGGAGTTTCTGGGAACGGGGGGAGGCCTGGCACTTCTCAAGGGGGTGGTGCAGCGCCCCTTCTTTCTCTCGAACTGCGATATCTTGGTCAAGGCAGACTACGACTGCGTCATGAAGACTCATCAAGCTAAAGGAGACCTCATAACATTTGTTGCGGCAATGAGAGACGTCGAGGTTCCGTATGGTGTTATTGCCACTAATCCAGATGGAAGTGTCAGCGGGCTTCGGGAGAAACCACGCTACTCGTTCCTTACCAATACTGGCGTGTATTGTATTGACCCGCAGGTAATAGAGGAGTTGCCGGGCGATACGTTTGCCCATATCACAGATATTGCACAGAGCTTCATAGACAGCGGCAAGCGCGTCGGGGTCTTTCCCGTCTCCGAGGAGAGCTGGCTTGATATGGGCCAGATGAAGGAGATGTCACACATGCTAAAGGCGCTTGGTATCGATGAGTAA
- a CDS encoding thiamine pyrophosphate-binding protein has product MKKRVADVIVEALNEAGVTDCFAVVGGGAMHLDNALATQSAIRTTFNHHEQACAMAAEAYARLSGRIAAVCVTSGPGASNAITGVVGAWQDSIPLIVISGQVRYATMARAANLPLRYRGVQELDIVPMISTVTKYSTMLLDPLDARREVLKAVDIAMNGRRGPVWIDVPLDIQSAYVELDDLYPPEKSVASPSISRKEAQEILDRLAGARRPCILGGTGIVSSGNKARFLDFVRRIGVPALSGGWCADVLGSEEDLFFGLSGDIGPRTGNFILQTADTILVLGNSLSFRQTGFSQADFAPSASILYVDVEEAEARKPGLRIERFYHSGLNEFFDNMEGRAGSGASRSWLSYCRMLRRRFSPFESIEGGVVSDSRVNSYYFWKVAEDKFSDDEVLVLGNSRVDTAKIQIGVRTNDQRAIANYLCGSMGYDLPAAVGAAVATGRRVICVTGDGSIMMNLQELQTISHNDLPVKVIVFSNDGYEAIRQTHKNFFGGLLFGCDVHSGISFPNFSQIAGAFGFEYLLCKTNADVAVALNRLLAAKGPALLEVMQQIDNPVTPKLMSRMNADGTFATPALQDMAPFIPKEEYDELMRKGLEA; this is encoded by the coding sequence ATGAAGAAGCGCGTTGCTGATGTCATTGTTGAGGCCTTGAACGAGGCAGGTGTGACCGACTGCTTTGCTGTGGTCGGTGGCGGTGCTATGCATCTGGATAACGCCCTAGCGACTCAGTCGGCAATTCGGACTACGTTCAACCATCACGAGCAGGCTTGCGCGATGGCTGCTGAGGCGTATGCGAGGCTCAGTGGCAGAATTGCCGCAGTCTGCGTTACAAGTGGCCCCGGGGCATCAAACGCGATTACTGGCGTGGTTGGAGCGTGGCAGGATAGTATTCCGCTCATTGTTATCTCCGGGCAGGTTAGATATGCGACGATGGCGCGCGCAGCCAACCTCCCCTTGCGCTACCGCGGCGTCCAGGAGCTGGATATCGTTCCGATGATTTCCACGGTTACTAAGTATTCGACCATGCTTCTTGATCCCCTGGACGCGCGCCGAGAAGTGCTTAAGGCGGTTGACATCGCTATGAATGGCAGGAGGGGGCCGGTTTGGATCGATGTTCCCCTTGATATTCAAAGCGCATATGTCGAATTGGACGATTTGTATCCGCCTGAAAAGAGTGTTGCGAGTCCGTCCATCTCACGGAAAGAGGCTCAGGAGATTTTGGACCGGCTTGCCGGTGCGCGTCGGCCGTGCATACTTGGTGGGACGGGCATCGTAAGCAGTGGTAACAAGGCAAGATTCCTTGACTTTGTCCGAAGAATAGGGGTCCCTGCCCTTTCAGGGGGGTGGTGTGCGGACGTATTGGGGTCGGAGGAAGACCTCTTCTTCGGGTTGTCAGGAGATATCGGGCCTCGTACGGGCAACTTCATTCTCCAGACAGCCGATACAATACTCGTTCTCGGAAATAGCCTCTCGTTTCGTCAGACGGGCTTCTCGCAAGCGGATTTTGCCCCCAGCGCATCGATTCTGTACGTCGATGTCGAGGAGGCCGAGGCGAGGAAGCCGGGACTGCGTATCGAGCGGTTCTACCACTCGGGCCTCAACGAGTTTTTTGACAATATGGAGGGAAGAGCTGGCTCTGGCGCGAGCCGGTCGTGGCTGTCATATTGTCGGATGCTTCGAAGGCGATTTTCTCCGTTTGAGTCTATTGAGGGCGGTGTTGTGTCGGATAGCCGAGTCAACTCATATTATTTTTGGAAAGTTGCCGAGGACAAGTTCTCTGATGATGAGGTCCTAGTGCTGGGGAACAGTCGTGTCGACACAGCGAAGATTCAGATTGGCGTTCGAACGAATGACCAGCGTGCCATCGCTAATTATTTGTGCGGTTCCATGGGCTATGACCTGCCAGCCGCTGTCGGTGCTGCCGTCGCAACGGGAAGGCGCGTGATATGCGTAACGGGTGACGGCAGTATCATGATGAACCTACAGGAGCTGCAGACCATCTCGCACAATGACCTGCCTGTCAAGGTCATCGTTTTCTCCAATGATGGGTATGAGGCGATACGACAGACACACAAGAACTTCTTCGGCGGACTTCTGTTTGGGTGTGATGTCCACTCGGGAATTAGTTTTCCCAACTTTAGCCAGATTGCCGGGGCTTTTGGGTTTGAATACCTGCTTTGTAAGACAAATGCCGACGTCGCGGTGGCGTTGAATCGACTTTTAGCCGCCAAGGGGCCAGCTCTTCTTGAGGTTATGCAGCAAATCGACAATCCGGTGACGCCGAAACTCATGTCCCGCATGAACGCCGATGGCACGTTTGCGACCCCTGCCCTTCAGGATATGGCACCTTTTATTCCCAAGGAAGAATATGACGAGCTCATGAGGAAGGGTTTGGAGGCGTGA
- a CDS encoding NAD(P)-dependent oxidoreductase, which translates to MCSALEAVLSMAKILVTGGSGFVGSHVATHLRLLGHEVSTPTRRQLNLLDREAVIRHLEKNQYDVVAHFASPSPVRSPHIDSYDRLFRDSLTIFMNMAAGSSFYGRMLYSGSGAEYDKGRDIILVHEEEFGESVPKDDYGLAKYLMNVVARQSANICNLRIFACFGPREYEDKFINHAIRCCRRGEPITIRQDCRFDYLYIEDYAKVVAYFVTHAPAHHDYNVTSSTRVLLSTIASEVKDIMSSDVEIIISDTNGLAREYTASNHRLISETGNLGFMELRDSIRKYVASEEGE; encoded by the coding sequence ATGTGCAGCGCTTTGGAGGCTGTCCTAAGTATGGCGAAAATACTTGTGACGGGAGGCAGCGGCTTTGTAGGGTCGCATGTCGCAACCCATTTGCGACTCCTTGGACATGAGGTGAGCACGCCCACCCGCAGACAGCTCAATCTTCTCGACCGCGAGGCGGTCATTAGACACCTCGAGAAGAACCAGTATGATGTCGTCGCTCATTTTGCCTCTCCCTCACCAGTCAGGAGTCCCCACATCGATTCTTATGACCGTCTGTTCAGGGACAGCCTAACTATCTTCATGAACATGGCGGCAGGCTCGAGTTTCTATGGGAGGATGCTATATTCCGGATCCGGGGCAGAGTATGACAAAGGACGAGACATCATTTTGGTCCATGAGGAGGAGTTCGGAGAAAGCGTCCCGAAAGATGATTATGGGCTGGCCAAATACCTGATGAATGTCGTTGCTAGACAGAGTGCTAACATCTGCAATCTGCGGATTTTCGCATGCTTCGGCCCACGTGAATATGAGGATAAGTTCATCAATCACGCAATTAGGTGCTGTAGAAGGGGCGAACCGATAACTATTCGTCAAGACTGTCGATTTGATTACCTGTATATCGAGGACTATGCAAAGGTCGTGGCCTATTTCGTGACGCACGCTCCCGCGCATCACGATTACAACGTAACCAGTTCGACTCGAGTCCTCCTGTCCACCATAGCCTCAGAAGTGAAAGACATAATGAGCTCCGACGTCGAGATAATCATCTCCGACACTAACGGTCTTGCGCGGGAGTATACGGCCAGCAACCATCGACTCATTTCCGAAACGGGAAATTTGGGCTTCATGGAACTGCGCGACTCCATACGCAAGTATGTCGCCTCCGAGGAGGGCGAGTGA
- a CDS encoding LegC family aminotransferase, with the protein MIPLSAPNFEGNEEKYVLDAVHQGWVSTGGAYVTRLEEAVASYVDAPAAVACQSGTAALHLALIECGVGPDDAVIVPTLTFIAAVNPVRYLGATPLFMDCDDSLCMDPIKLRAFCQEECDATGTGLVHRRSGKTIKAVLVVHVFGNLADMESILSTAHEFGLKVIEDATEALGSRYEAGLLAGKYAGTLGDFGAYSFNGNKIITTGGGGMLVSMDSEALGHARYLSTQAKDDPLFYEHKEVGYNYRMTNVQAAIGVAQMEELDEFISRKRANWNRYAELLDGCKFGSLLPFREGTRSNKWFYSFVCAHCLSMQEMREVIDSLRDQSIQTRPIWGLISEQVPYREFPTYKIESAPYYRSRVINVPCSTDISPAEIEAVCAALWRLS; encoded by the coding sequence GTGATACCCCTGTCTGCTCCCAACTTTGAGGGAAACGAAGAAAAGTACGTACTAGACGCGGTGCATCAAGGTTGGGTTTCAACGGGAGGCGCCTATGTGACGCGTCTTGAGGAGGCGGTTGCTTCCTATGTAGACGCACCAGCAGCTGTCGCTTGCCAGAGTGGTACTGCCGCTCTTCATCTCGCTTTGATTGAGTGTGGCGTCGGTCCCGACGATGCAGTGATTGTCCCCACACTTACCTTTATCGCGGCGGTCAACCCCGTGAGGTATCTGGGGGCAACCCCATTGTTCATGGATTGTGACGACAGCTTGTGCATGGACCCGATTAAACTGCGCGCCTTCTGTCAAGAGGAGTGTGACGCAACGGGGACAGGCCTGGTGCACCGCAGAAGCGGTAAAACGATCAAGGCCGTGCTTGTGGTACACGTATTTGGTAACCTTGCCGACATGGAGTCGATTCTATCGACTGCCCATGAGTTCGGTCTTAAGGTCATCGAGGACGCGACCGAGGCGCTTGGCTCCCGCTACGAAGCTGGACTGCTTGCAGGAAAGTATGCCGGTACGTTGGGGGATTTTGGCGCCTATTCATTCAACGGGAACAAGATAATCACTACTGGTGGCGGCGGAATGCTGGTCTCTATGGACTCAGAGGCGCTTGGCCACGCACGCTATCTATCCACTCAGGCAAAAGACGATCCTCTATTCTACGAGCACAAGGAAGTGGGATACAACTATCGCATGACCAACGTTCAGGCGGCGATAGGCGTTGCTCAAATGGAAGAGCTCGATGAGTTCATCTCAAGAAAGCGCGCTAACTGGAATCGATATGCGGAGCTGCTAGACGGCTGCAAGTTTGGCAGTCTGCTTCCATTTCGTGAGGGGACAAGGTCGAACAAATGGTTCTATTCGTTTGTGTGTGCCCACTGTCTAAGTATGCAAGAGATGCGTGAAGTAATAGATTCTCTTCGAGATCAAAGCATCCAGACCCGCCCCATTTGGGGTTTGATTTCCGAACAGGTGCCGTATAGGGAGTTTCCAACATACAAAATTGAATCTGCTCCATATTACCGCTCGCGCGTGATTAACGTGCCATGCAGCACAGACATTTCACCTGCTGAAATCGAGGCTGTATGTGCAGCGCTTTGGAGGCTGTCCTAA
- a CDS encoding NAD-dependent 4,6-dehydratase LegB produces MTRVLVTGSEGFIGSHLVEALVERGYDVRAFVLYNSFNSWGWLEDLPEKTMSHVEVFTGDVRDPNAVRRALKGMDAVLHLAALIAIPYSYYAPDAYVDTNIKGTLNVLQAARDLDISRVLVTSTSEVYGTARYVPIDESHPFQGQSPYSATKIGADRLAESFYRSFQLPVTIVRPFNTYGPRQSARAVIPTIITQLLSGETSVKLGSLTPTRDFNYVKDTAAGFVAMLESDATIGEEINIATQREISIGDLANELIRQINPAARIVCDNQRVRPEKSEVQRLLGSGEKMRELTGWKPAYTFEQGIAETIEWMREHLDAYKPSIYNV; encoded by the coding sequence ATGACACGAGTGCTTGTAACTGGTAGTGAGGGCTTCATTGGCAGCCATCTTGTCGAGGCGCTTGTTGAGCGAGGCTACGACGTACGTGCTTTTGTGCTTTACAACTCATTTAATTCTTGGGGATGGCTCGAGGATCTTCCAGAGAAGACAATGAGTCACGTAGAGGTCTTCACGGGTGATGTAAGGGACCCAAACGCTGTTCGACGTGCACTTAAGGGAATGGATGCGGTCCTTCATCTGGCCGCCCTCATAGCCATTCCGTATAGCTACTATGCTCCCGACGCTTATGTGGATACCAACATTAAGGGGACACTCAACGTCTTGCAGGCCGCGCGAGACCTAGACATCTCGCGAGTTCTGGTCACCTCGACAAGTGAGGTGTATGGAACTGCCCGCTATGTTCCGATTGACGAGTCCCATCCCTTCCAGGGCCAGTCTCCATATTCAGCAACAAAAATTGGCGCCGATCGTCTTGCGGAATCGTTCTACCGTTCTTTTCAGCTCCCCGTTACGATTGTCAGGCCGTTTAACACGTATGGGCCGAGGCAGTCCGCACGTGCGGTAATTCCGACGATTATTACCCAGCTTTTGTCAGGTGAGACGAGCGTCAAGCTTGGATCTCTCACTCCGACCAGGGACTTCAATTATGTCAAGGATACAGCTGCGGGATTCGTCGCGATGCTCGAGTCTGACGCGACTATAGGAGAAGAGATTAATATCGCTACACAGCGTGAGATATCTATCGGTGATCTTGCGAACGAACTTATTCGCCAGATTAACCCGGCGGCGAGAATTGTGTGCGACAACCAGCGAGTCAGGCCCGAGAAGAGTGAGGTGCAGCGCTTACTGGGAAGCGGCGAGAAGATGCGGGAGCTGACCGGCTGGAAGCCTGCCTACACCTTTGAGCAAGGTATTGCGGAAACAATAGAGTGGATGAGAGAGCATTTGGATGCGTATAAACCCTCCATTTACAACGTCTAG
- the rfbH gene encoding lipopolysaccharide biosynthesis protein RfbH, which translates to MAFEDRTEEQAREEILALVGEFADRYRAQNDAFTPGDRIPYASRVYDRNEMVNLVDASLEFWLTAGRWTDRFEESLASYLGVRHCALVNSGSSANLLAFMTLTAPELGDRAIKRGDEVITVAAGFPTTVTPILQYGAVPVFVDVTIPQYNIDVTRLEEAYDPEKTKAVMIAHTLGNPFDLAAVKAFCDEHDLWLIEDNCDALGSEYTLDGAVRKTGTVGDLGTSSFYPPHHMTMGEGGAVYTDNPKLARIMLSFRDWGRDCVCKSGQDNRCGHRFDGQFGELPRGYDHKYVYGHFGYNLKATDLQASVGCAQLEKFPSFVERRRHNWQYLREALKPLEDKFIMPEPAPNSNPSWFGFVLTCREGVEREPIVRAVEEAGVQTRMLFAGNLTKHPCFDSIRGTDAYRVCGSLDETDRIMNDTFWIGVYPGMTDEKLAYMAETIKKAVG; encoded by the coding sequence ATGGCATTTGAGGATAGGACAGAGGAGCAGGCGCGCGAGGAGATCCTTGCGCTTGTGGGGGAGTTCGCGGACAGGTATCGCGCTCAGAATGACGCCTTTACCCCCGGCGACAGAATCCCCTACGCCTCTCGAGTGTACGACCGCAACGAGATGGTCAACCTCGTGGATGCCTCGCTCGAGTTCTGGCTTACCGCCGGACGCTGGACGGACCGGTTTGAGGAGAGCCTCGCCAGCTATCTTGGCGTCAGGCACTGCGCGCTTGTCAACTCTGGTTCCAGCGCCAACCTCCTCGCGTTTATGACACTTACTGCTCCGGAGCTTGGTGACCGTGCAATCAAGCGCGGTGACGAGGTCATTACCGTTGCCGCAGGCTTCCCGACCACCGTTACCCCCATCCTGCAGTACGGTGCCGTCCCTGTTTTTGTGGATGTTACCATCCCGCAGTACAACATCGACGTCACGCGCCTCGAGGAGGCCTATGATCCCGAAAAGACCAAGGCGGTCATGATAGCCCACACCCTGGGTAACCCGTTTGACCTTGCCGCTGTGAAGGCGTTCTGCGACGAGCACGACCTCTGGCTCATCGAGGACAACTGCGATGCGCTGGGCAGCGAGTATACGTTGGACGGAGCGGTCCGCAAGACAGGTACGGTCGGAGATCTCGGGACCTCCAGCTTCTACCCCCCACACCACATGACCATGGGCGAGGGTGGAGCCGTGTATACGGACAACCCCAAGCTCGCGCGCATCATGCTGTCCTTCCGTGACTGGGGACGCGATTGCGTCTGCAAGTCTGGCCAGGATAACCGCTGCGGACATCGCTTTGACGGGCAGTTTGGCGAACTTCCGCGCGGTTACGACCACAAGTACGTGTATGGCCACTTTGGCTACAACCTCAAGGCAACCGATCTCCAGGCGTCAGTCGGGTGCGCCCAGCTCGAGAAGTTCCCGTCTTTTGTCGAGCGCCGCCGCCATAACTGGCAGTATCTGCGTGAGGCGCTGAAGCCCCTCGAGGACAAGTTCATCATGCCCGAGCCGGCGCCCAACTCCAATCCGAGCTGGTTCGGCTTTGTGCTCACCTGTCGCGAGGGGGTCGAGCGAGAGCCCATCGTCAGAGCCGTCGAGGAGGCGGGCGTGCAGACTCGCATGCTCTTTGCTGGTAACCTCACCAAGCATCCGTGCTTCGACTCGATTCGCGGAACGGATGCCTATCGCGTGTGCGGATCGCTGGACGAGACCGACCGGATCATGAACGACACCTTCTGGATTGGCGTCTACCCTGGCATGACCGACGAGAAGCTCGCGTACATGGCCGAGACGATCAAGAAGGCGGTTGGGTAA